A genome region from Tenrec ecaudatus isolate mTenEca1 chromosome 13, mTenEca1.hap1, whole genome shotgun sequence includes the following:
- the TWIST2 gene encoding twist-related protein 2, which translates to MEEGPSSPVSPEDSLATSEEELERQPKRFGRKRRYSKKSSEDGSPTPGKRSKKGSPSAQSFEELQSQRILANVRERQRTQSLNEAFAALRKIIPTLPSDKLSKIQTLKLAARYIDFLYQVLQSDEMDNKMTSCSYVAHERLSYAFSVWRMEGAWSMSASH; encoded by the coding sequence ATGGAGGAGGGCCCCAGCTCGCCCGTGTCCCCCGAGGACAGCCTGGCCACCAGCGAGGAGGAGCTGGAGCGGCAGCCCAAGCGCTTCGGGCGGAAGCGGCGCTACAGCAAAAAGTCCAGCGAGGACGGCAGCCCGACGCCAGGCAAGCGCAGCAAGAAGGGCAGCCCGAGCGCTCAGTCCTTCGAGGAACTGCAGAGCCAGCGCATCCTGGCCAACGTCCGCGAGCGCCAGCGCACGCAGTCGCTCAATGAGGCCTTCGCGGCACTGCGCAAGATCATCCCCACGCTGCCCTCGGACAAGCTGAGCAAGATCCAGACCCTGAAACTGGCCGCCAGGTACATAGACTTCCTCTACCAGGTCCTGCAGAGCGACGAGATGGACAATAAGATGACCAGCTGCAGCTACGTGGCCCACGAGCGCCTCAGCTACGCCTTCTCCGTGTGGCGCATGGAGGGTGCCTGGTCCATGTCCGCCTCCCATTAG